One Mycobacterium paraseoulense genomic window, GCTGGCGCGGGTGTTCACGCCGCGTCGGATCGCCGAAATGGAACCCAAGATTCGCGCCTTTTGCGCGGCCGCACTGGAGCCGATGGTCGAGCGCGGCGGCTTTGACTTCATCACCGACCTGGGCGCTGAGGTACCGATGCGCACTATCGGGATGATGCTGGGCATGGCCGAAGCCGATCAGGTTAAGTACCGCCAGCGCGTGGACGACAGCTTCCACGCCACCGGCGATGAGGACATGGACTGGGTCCTCACCGCATTGGACCCCGAGACCTTCAGCGCCTACATCGATTACCGCGCCCAAAACCCCGCCGATGATTTGATGACCGACCTGCTCAACGCGACCTACACCGACAGCGGCGGCGTGGACAGACATCTCGACAAGGAAACGATCCTGAACTACGTCGGGTTGCTGGCAGCTGCCGGCAATGAGACGACGGTACGGCTGATCGGGTGGGCGGGAAAGGTGTTGGCCGAAAATCCCGATCAGCGGCGCGAGCTGGTCGCCGACCCCAGCTTGATACCCCACGCGATCGAAGAACTGCTGCGCTATGAGGCGCCCTCGCCGGTAAACGCGCGCTACCTTTCCCGTGACGTCGAGCTGTACGGCGTCACGGTGCCGAAGGAGAGCGTCATGCTATTACTCAATGGATCGGCTAACCGCGACGAAAGGATGTTCGCCGAGCCGGACCGCTTCGACATCCACCGCATCAACAAGAAGTCCCACCTCGGGTTCGGGTACGGTATCCATTTCTGTTTGGGTGCCCATCTGGCCCGGCTCGAGGCGCGCGTCGCGTTGGAAGAGGTGCTCAAACGCTTTCCGGCGTGGGAGGTCGACTGGGACAACGCGGTCCAGGCACACACTTCGACGGTTCGCGGGTGGGAAAACCTGCCCGTGGTCACGGGGTGACACCGCTCGATGAAAGTCATCGTGACCGGCGCCAACAGCGGCGTCGGCAAGGCTACTGCAGCCATCCTGGCCGCTGCCGGCCATCAGGTGGTGCTGGCCTGCCGAACCCCGAGCAAGGGCCTGGCCGCCGCGCGTGAGATGCGCGGGGACGTGTCGGTCGCTCGCCTTGACCTGGCAGACCTGAGCAGTGTGCGCGCGTTCGCTGATTCGGTGGACTCCGTCGACGTGCTGATCAACAACGCCGGCGTGCTCGGGCTGCCGCTGACACACACCGCCGACGGTTTCGAAGCCCATATCGGAACCAACCATCTCGGCCACTTCGCCCTGACCTGCCTGCTGGCTGACCGCATCACCGATCGCGTGGTGACCGTCACCAGCAGCACGTACGCGATGACGCGGCTGCACCTGGACGACCTGAACTGGGAACACCGCACGTATGACTGGTGGTCGGCCTACACGGAATCGAAACTCGCCAATGCCGTATTCACCGTGGAATTGGCGCGTAGAGGCCTCACCGCCCACCTCAGCGACCCCGGCGTAAGCGACAGCGACATCCTGTCCGACTTGCCCGGCATCGCGGCGTTCGTGCTTCGGCATCTACAGCCTTACATAGCCCAGCCAGCCGACCTCGCCGCACGTTCCACCGTGTTGGCAGCCACCATGAACTTGCCTTCGCCGACGTACTGGGCCCCCCGTGGATTACTACATCTATGGGGCAAGCCAAAGGTTGTCGACCTCAACCGCCGGGCACACGATCCCGACACCGGACGTCGACTATGGGAGATCTCCGCCGAACTCACCGGCTGCGATCTACCCCTTAAGCGCAAACTAGGCTGACAGGGAAGGCCATTGCGCCGCACCATCGACCCGACCATGCGATCCCCGCAGCAGCTATTGCCATCCGGCAGCGCGCTCAGGCGCTGCATCAACCGTCGCCTGTACGGGAACTCGTCAAAGTCGGCCCGGCACCCGCAGTTCTGGATGCACCCAATCTGGTGAAGTCCGCTGCTTGAACGCCCGGAAGCCTTCGCATGCTTCCGGACCCAACATGCTCGTTTGCATGCCGATCCGGTCAAAGAG contains:
- a CDS encoding cytochrome P450 — translated: MATTVETSSVRYDPYDAELDVDPYPMWRRLRDEAPLYYNDQYDFYALSRFTDVKDASTDWDTYRSGKGSVLEVIKSNLPVPPGIILFEDPPEHDQHRALLARVFTPRRIAEMEPKIRAFCAAALEPMVERGGFDFITDLGAEVPMRTIGMMLGMAEADQVKYRQRVDDSFHATGDEDMDWVLTALDPETFSAYIDYRAQNPADDLMTDLLNATYTDSGGVDRHLDKETILNYVGLLAAAGNETTVRLIGWAGKVLAENPDQRRELVADPSLIPHAIEELLRYEAPSPVNARYLSRDVELYGVTVPKESVMLLLNGSANRDERMFAEPDRFDIHRINKKSHLGFGYGIHFCLGAHLARLEARVALEEVLKRFPAWEVDWDNAVQAHTSTVRGWENLPVVTG
- a CDS encoding SDR family NAD(P)-dependent oxidoreductase; the protein is MKVIVTGANSGVGKATAAILAAAGHQVVLACRTPSKGLAAAREMRGDVSVARLDLADLSSVRAFADSVDSVDVLINNAGVLGLPLTHTADGFEAHIGTNHLGHFALTCLLADRITDRVVTVTSSTYAMTRLHLDDLNWEHRTYDWWSAYTESKLANAVFTVELARRGLTAHLSDPGVSDSDILSDLPGIAAFVLRHLQPYIAQPADLAARSTVLAATMNLPSPTYWAPRGLLHLWGKPKVVDLNRRAHDPDTGRRLWEISAELTGCDLPLKRKLG